In Nostoc edaphicum CCNP1411, the sequence GCGCCGCTGTGCTATTTTAATTGCTGCTGCATCGGCATTTAACTCTGACTCTTGAGATTTATTAGTGCGCCAGATCCGCAAAGCCGCGATCGCACTTAATCCCCCAGCGACACCTACACCCACCACATCTGACTGTGCTGCTTCCAAGAATCCGCCTAACAGCCCGGCCAGCACCACACCTTGATAAATGTCGGGTTTAAACCACTTCACCCCCGTCAACCAGCTAACCATCTGCAACAGCAGCAAATCTCGTTGCGGCTTTGTCAAGCGACGCCACAAATCGAAATTAATATATATTGGTCGCCCTTGATTCCAGGGTTGGGGAAAAGAGGCATCAATCACTTTTGCTTGCTCCGGCTTACTAACAAGTTTTGTCGTCATCCGACCAGAAGCAGGCATCACATCTAACAAACGGCGAATTTCAACATTTGGCTCCATAAATTTAATTATTAGTCATAATGTGCATAGTAACTAGGTGTGTAAAAAATAAACTTTTCGTGTTAACCTTTGATTTGTGAGATGCTTCCGCAGTCTTGAATAGATTCAGATCAAGCCTAAAAATATTGATTAAGCAGTTTGATAGTGTGGCGGGATTTTATAGTATTCGTTTGCCGCCAAATTCCAAACCTCAAAGTTTTGGATAACCATTAAGACTACACTTTTAACGACATGGATGCTTTTGTTCCTATCCCGCCTGAATGGACGAATAAAGCAACACACGCTTATGAGTTTTGCTGTCCTAACTGCCACTCCAGTAGCCTGGAAGCTGAAAAAGTTTGGCTAAATAGGCGATCGCCTGTACTTACAGAAGACCGTCGTCGCAAATGGCAAGAGTTTTATTACTGTCACTGTGGTTCTGTGTGGTGGGCTTGGAGTAGCGATCGCCCCCCAAAAGATATTACGACGGTTCCCATAGATTGAAAAATCCAAACAAAACCCCACCTCAAGGTGGGGTTTTGTTTATCTAATTCTGAGCGTTATTTCCGATTCCCCGATTTTAGAAGGAGAAAGTAGTACGCAGAGTACCAACATAGACAGTATCATTCGCGTCGTTATGATCAGGATTGAAGATAACTAACAAGCCAGGTGTAACGGAAATATTATCGCTGACCTTTAAGCGATAAAGAGCTTCTGCGTGATAAGAGGTGTCTAGATCCTCTTGCTCTACACCACCGGGAGCAAATTCACTGCTAGTTACTCTGGGTGATTGACCAAAGATGAAGCCAAGCAAACTGCCTTCTCTGCCAAAGTCCTTTAGACCAAGAGTAGCAGCCCAGTAAAACACATCTGCACTTTGTCCAGCAGCAGCACCAGTTCTAGCTTCCACATTGCTGAAGCCTGCCCAACCGCCAACAGTTAACTTAGAGCTAGGTCTGAAGTTAGCTTGTACACCATAATGGTTGGAATCAATACGACCACCTCCAAATGGATCATTCGCTAGGAAACTGCCTGTACTTCCGAAGACGTTAGGATCTTCTTGATAACTGCGAGCATAGGTCAGACCTATGTTCAAGGCTTGGCTTGGCTGGAAAGTTAATTGACCAAAAATAGTACTATCACCATTGAACAGTCCATTATTTTCATCAGGATCGATACCACTGGTAGTAGGACTGTTAGCATCGTTGGATAGATAAGCAGCAGACAAGCTGATAGCGCCTTTAGGGTTAAAAGTGACAGTCAAACCAGCACCATCAGCACCTTGGCGATAGATGGGGCTGAAACGTCCATAGCGTGAGATAGCACCTCTACCAGAACTAGAAAAGTCAGGATTGAAGTTGTTGACGTTTTCGTATAACTCAGCACCAGTCACGTCAAGTTTTACACGTATGGCATCACCAAAGTTGAAAGCGTAGTTAACCTTATCAATCACAACATCGTTGCCAGTATTCTCTTCAAAACCCAAACGGCTCATGAGAGTACCAGTTTGACCACTATTATTGATGATATTCCCAGCATTCAACCGGATTTGCAGTTGGTCTGTACCAGTGAAACTGCTGTACAAGTTCAAACGAACTCGGTTAGAGAAAACGGTGTTGCTCTCTAAATCAGGATTATTGTTAGGGTCAGCGTCCTGATCAGCCACTGTGTCACCAAAAGCCTGAGACACATTAAAAATTGCTTCCCCAACCAACTTGGTGGTAGTGGAGAATTGATTGGCTTCCAACTCAGAAGTGCGGGCTTCTAGAGCATCCACACGACCGCGCAGGGTTGCGAGTTCAGCAGAAAATTCTTCTTGTAAGCGCTGTAAAGTAGCTAGGTCTTGTTTGCTGACCAAATCAGCGGTAGCTGTAGCAATCAGTTCGTTAACTCGGTCTAAACAGGCATTCAAACCTGCGGCAAATTCATAACGGGTCAAAGCACGGTTACCACGATAGGTACTGTTGGGATAACCTGCAATACAGCCGTAACGCTCAACCAAGGATTGTAAAGCTTGGAATGCCCAATCTGTGGGCTGCACATCTGAAAATTGCGAAACTGATGTTACCTGGCTCATGTTGTTAGACTCTTGAGCTTCAGATAACTGGGCAACATTTGTTAATTGCTCGTTGACTTCAGCTGCTAAGGCACTATTCGCTGCGAAAAATGTAGCAGCGACAACAACCGGACTAATCTTGAAAAGATTCCAGAATCGTTTTGTCATGTTTTTCCTTTCACTCACACCTACACAAATCCAGTGATTATAAAATGCTTATAACACTTTATTTTCGGGGATTTTACACACAATCACAGTGATCATTATACCTTTATCTTGTGATTATTACAAGTTAGTTAGCATATTGCCGAACTATATTTTTTAATTAATTTATTTGGGAAGCGCAAAATCTGCGGCGTTTCTGACGTAAAACAGATAGACACGGAATTTTTTATTTGTTTATCCCTTACCTTAATTGTGCAAGTTTAAGAATAGGTAAGCTTTTAGTAAAATATATAGTTAACTTATTTTTAATAAGAAAGAATTCAGGAGACAGAATTTAGAATTGGATTCTAGGCAACTGCTGGATAGGGCACTGGTAGTAAGTCCGCCAGCGTCTGAATAAACGTGTCTAAGTCCCACACTCAATCTAAGATTGAGTGGTCAACAAGAGAATGGCGGGTCTGAATCCTTGACTCAAAGATTGCTGAATCCTGAATTCTTTTTCAATTGGTATTTTCTGAAGACTAAGTAACGCGATGTGCAACTTATTCTTGGAATTCCACTTCCATTCCTCTCCCCGAAAGGTCGAGAGGCTTTGATTCTTGCTCCCCTTCCCTTGCAGGGAAGGGGCTGGGGGTTAGGTTTGAAAGAAAGTCGCACACGGCGCTAAGTAAGTATGTAGGCGCAAATAGTTAGAAGATACAGCAGTTTGCAATGCGCTTATTTTGGCTGGATTTAGATCCCCGACTTCTTGAATCAGTCGGGGATCGGGGCAGTAGGTTAATTAAGAGCGTTGACCGGTGACAATATATGCTACCCTTTGACCGATATTAGTGGCATGATCTGCCATGCGTTCCAAACAACGAATTGCCAGTGCTAGCAGTACAATTGGCTCGACCACACCAGGCACATCCCGTTGTTGAGCTAAAGTCTGATAAACGCGATCGTAAGCATCGTCTACAGTATCATCTAGGTGCTTTAAACGGCGTCCGCCGGCTTCATCGAAATCTCCCAAAGCCTTCAAGCTAGTTGCTAGCATGGCCTGCGCGTGAAGGGACATAGCCTCAATGTCGGGCATTGATGTATGAGGCTCATAAGGAAAAATTTTAATCGCAATCTCAGCTAAATCCTCAGCATAATCGCCAATGCGCTCTAAGTCTCGCACCAACTGCATAAAGGCACTTAAGCAGCGCAAATCTGGGGCTGTAGGCGCTTGTAGCGTCATAATCGCCGTACAGTCTGATTCGATTTGTCTATAAAAGCGATCAATCTTTTTATCTAATCGAGGAAGTTCTTCCGCTGCTGTTAAGTTACGAGCAAATAACGCTTGGTGGCTGAGGCGAAATGATTGTTCTACCAAAGCACCCATACGTAATACATCCCGTTCTAAACGCCTAATGGCGCGTGCGAGTTGTGGTCTTTGAGGATTGGGATTGTAATGGACAGCTTTCACACTTGTGATCTCAAAGGTGAAGATATTATTAACTATAGTCTTGGCTTAATGAGTTTGCCATAACTTCAGGAAATTGGAGTTGCATCCACGCACCGCCAGTTTCGGGATGGTTCATCGCTTTGATTGAACCACCGTGGGCAATTAGAATTTGCTCAACGATCGCTAAACCTAAACCATTGCCAACGATCGCTCCTATGGAGTTACTATCTTGTGGGGAATGGGTTCGCGCTTTATCTCCTCGATAAAATCGCTCAAAAACGTGGGGCAAATCTGCCTCAGAAAACCCAACTCCAGAATCAATAAGATTTATTTCTAAGATTGGGGAAGCAGCATCGCCCTCATTATTATTCGTCGATTGGATTTTTGCTTCGACGTGAATGCTTGTACCAGGAAGACTGTACTTAATGCTGTTGTCTAGCAAGTTGAGAAAAACTTGGTAAATACGGGCTTGATCTGCCTTAATCCAAAGATTTTCTGGGCCAGAATAAGAAAAAGACAGATGTTGACGCCCTGCCAAGGGTTCTAGTGTTTCCCAAACAGATGCAATCAGCGATCGCAATTCTACAACTTTGGTTTGTAATTGCATCGTTGGGTTTGCTTCCATTTGAGTAAGGTCTAGCCAGCTTTGCACTAAGTTAATTAGCCGATCAACTTCCTGCATCAAGCGGTTCACCCAACGATTTAAAGGTGGTTCCAAGCGGGTTTGTAAAGTTTCCGCAACCAAGCGAATCGAAGTCAGTGGTGTTCTGAGTTCGTGGGCTAGATCAGAAAAAGAGCGATCGCGTACTTGATTTATATCCAATAGGGGTTGACGATTTTCTAAAAAGACTCCCACTTGTCCATTGGGTAAAGGCAAGCTAGACGCCCGCAAAGCCAAAGATTTTCTTGCTGCCATCTCTGCCGCATCATCACAAGATGGGTGAAATATCCATTCTCCCGTCTGTGGTTTTTGCCAATCACGAGTTTGCTCAATTAAATGGTCAAGTTCATAAGACCTTACCAACTCCAGTAACAAGCGCACCTGTTCTGGTTGCCACCTTTGCAGATACAAAATTTCCTGCGCCTGTCGATTACACCACAGCAGTTGATTTTCCTCATCTACCTGCAAATATCCTACTGGTGCAAAATCTAGCAGGTCTTGGTAAGTTTGCAACGACTGCTGCAAATCTTGCCGCTGCTGCTTCACCATTGCTATTTCCTGCCGCAACCCAGGAATTAGCAGCAGTCCCATCTTATAAGAATGGGGGGTTAACGGTCGGATTAAGCGCCCCAGGTAGCGGTTAAGTTGAACCTGTTGCCAAATCCAAAACCCAATGCCTACCGCTAAACCCAGAAAAAATCCCAATAAAAGCATTTGAGTTGTTAGTTTTTTGGTGACTATTAAAAACTAACAACTATCCAAACTAATTATCCAAACCTATAGCCAAAACCTCTTACAGTCACAATATATTCGGGATGACTGGGATCTTGCTCTAATTTTTCGCGCAACCACCGAATGTGAACGTCTACGGTTTTACTATCGCCGACGAAATCTGGCCCCCAAACCTGATCGAGCAATTGTTCCCGTGACCATACCCGCCGGGCGTAACTCATAAACAGTTCCAGCAGGCGGAACTCCTTGGGGGAAAGACTCACCTCTTGACCACGAACCAGTACTCGGCATTCTTGGGGATTCAAAGTGACATCCTTGAATTTTAATACTGGTAGTTGTGGTAAATTACTTAGGCGTTGGCGGCGGAGTAAAGCGCGACAACGAGCCACTAACTCGCGCATACTAAATGGTTTAGTCAGGTAGTCATCTGCTCCCACCTCTAATCCCAGAACCCGGTCAGTTTCACTACCCTTAGCACTGAGCATTAAAATAGGTACTGGGTTGCCTTGATGACGCAGCAAACGGCAAATATCTAGCCCATTGATTTGCGGCAGCATCAAATCAAGAATGACCAGATCAAAGGGCGGTTCCCCAGAATTGGTTTCAAAACTTTTGAGATACTCTATAGCAGACCGCCCATCGGGAGCAGTTATCACCCCATAACCTTCTTCTTCCAGAGCTACAGCTAGCATTTCCTGGATTAATTCTTCATCTTCTACTACTAGAATACGGCTGGTTTGTCCAATGTCCGTTCTGGCAGAATACTTGGTCGATTCAGTGGTATACATTGATATCACAAAAGTCTGGGACTGTGCTTGTATCAATTAGGATGATGAGTTTATTATCTCGCCTAACTGTAACCGCGCTTCTACTAGGGTTAATTCTTTTAGATTTTCTTTACAAAGAGTAACATACACCACAACGGACTCATAAAGTATCAAACAGTGTGGCTGCAAGCTTGTAATAGTCTTTTAATTAGGGACTTTGCATTTTCAAATTCCTAAATAGCTTCGATTCTGTCCTAAAAATAGGGGAAACATTTTCTGACGGAATTGTACAAATGGTTGTCTTGACAAAAGCAGATTAAGTTAGGTATATTCTTTTTAGTACAAAAGTACTATTAAGTTTTGAAGGGAAAATATACTTGAAAAACATAAGGATATATATGTGG encodes:
- a CDS encoding DUF3318 domain-containing protein, translating into MEPNVEIRRLLDVMPASGRMTTKLVSKPEQAKVIDASFPQPWNQGRPIYINFDLWRRLTKPQRDLLLLQMVSWLTGVKWFKPDIYQGVVLAGLLGGFLEAAQSDVVGVGVAGGLSAIAALRIWRTNKSQESELNADAAAIKIAQRRGYSEVEAAQHLLSAIEVVAKIEGRSSLNFTELIRCQNLRAIAGLSPVGMPESYNKEK
- a CDS encoding sensor histidine kinase; translation: MLLLGFFLGLAVGIGFWIWQQVQLNRYLGRLIRPLTPHSYKMGLLLIPGLRQEIAMVKQQRQDLQQSLQTYQDLLDFAPVGYLQVDEENQLLWCNRQAQEILYLQRWQPEQVRLLLELVRSYELDHLIEQTRDWQKPQTGEWIFHPSCDDAAEMAARKSLALRASSLPLPNGQVGVFLENRQPLLDINQVRDRSFSDLAHELRTPLTSIRLVAETLQTRLEPPLNRWVNRLMQEVDRLINLVQSWLDLTQMEANPTMQLQTKVVELRSLIASVWETLEPLAGRQHLSFSYSGPENLWIKADQARIYQVFLNLLDNSIKYSLPGTSIHVEAKIQSTNNNEGDAASPILEINLIDSGVGFSEADLPHVFERFYRGDKARTHSPQDSNSIGAIVGNGLGLAIVEQILIAHGGSIKAMNHPETGGAWMQLQFPEVMANSLSQDYS
- a CDS encoding winged helix-turn-helix domain-containing protein, giving the protein MYTTESTKYSARTDIGQTSRILVVEDEELIQEMLAVALEEEGYGVITAPDGRSAIEYLKSFETNSGEPPFDLVILDLMLPQINGLDICRLLRHQGNPVPILMLSAKGSETDRVLGLEVGADDYLTKPFSMRELVARCRALLRRQRLSNLPQLPVLKFKDVTLNPQECRVLVRGQEVSLSPKEFRLLELFMSYARRVWSREQLLDQVWGPDFVGDSKTVDVHIRWLREKLEQDPSHPEYIVTVRGFGYRFG
- the phoU gene encoding phosphate signaling complex protein PhoU; this encodes MKAVHYNPNPQRPQLARAIRRLERDVLRMGALVEQSFRLSHQALFARNLTAAEELPRLDKKIDRFYRQIESDCTAIMTLQAPTAPDLRCLSAFMQLVRDLERIGDYAEDLAEIAIKIFPYEPHTSMPDIEAMSLHAQAMLATSLKALGDFDEAGGRRLKHLDDTVDDAYDRVYQTLAQQRDVPGVVEPIVLLALAIRCLERMADHATNIGQRVAYIVTGQRS
- a CDS encoding iron uptake porin, which gives rise to MTKRFWNLFKISPVVVAATFFAANSALAAEVNEQLTNVAQLSEAQESNNMSQVTSVSQFSDVQPTDWAFQALQSLVERYGCIAGYPNSTYRGNRALTRYEFAAGLNACLDRVNELIATATADLVSKQDLATLQRLQEEFSAELATLRGRVDALEARTSELEANQFSTTTKLVGEAIFNVSQAFGDTVADQDADPNNNPDLESNTVFSNRVRLNLYSSFTGTDQLQIRLNAGNIINNSGQTGTLMSRLGFEENTGNDVVIDKVNYAFNFGDAIRVKLDVTGAELYENVNNFNPDFSSSGRGAISRYGRFSPIYRQGADGAGLTVTFNPKGAISLSAAYLSNDANSPTTSGIDPDENNGLFNGDSTIFGQLTFQPSQALNIGLTYARSYQEDPNVFGSTGSFLANDPFGGGRIDSNHYGVQANFRPSSKLTVGGWAGFSNVEARTGAAAGQSADVFYWAATLGLKDFGREGSLLGFIFGQSPRVTSSEFAPGGVEQEDLDTSYHAEALYRLKVSDNISVTPGLLVIFNPDHNDANDTVYVGTLRTTFSF